In Desulfopila inferna, a single genomic region encodes these proteins:
- a CDS encoding PRC-barrel domain-containing protein — translation MKKATITFITSAALAFAIPLYAADEPGMKSDSQQPAGATQQQSDKMHSDQMQTGQMQTDKMQAGQLITAEELQGMAVVSQEGEEIGEIKNVKIDEQSGEVQFVTISKGGILGMGGEEVAAPLGAFEFGDEQATLTVDQSKLENVPEQTAEANDRDYQRDLETHYGVAPAWEKEDLGDTTQGPQMQESGEPAPQTNIDSQEFTDPQKIDTQN, via the coding sequence ATGAAGAAAGCAACAATCACTTTTATCACATCCGCAGCATTGGCCTTCGCTATTCCACTCTATGCCGCTGACGAGCCTGGTATGAAATCCGACTCTCAACAGCCGGCGGGTGCAACTCAGCAGCAGTCCGATAAAATGCATTCCGATCAAATGCAGACCGGTCAAATGCAGACCGATAAAATGCAGGCCGGTCAATTGATAACAGCAGAGGAGCTTCAAGGAATGGCAGTAGTTTCTCAGGAGGGAGAAGAGATTGGTGAAATCAAAAACGTCAAGATAGACGAGCAGTCCGGTGAAGTACAATTCGTCACTATCTCCAAGGGCGGTATTCTCGGCATGGGCGGCGAGGAAGTTGCAGCTCCGCTGGGCGCCTTCGAATTTGGCGATGAACAGGCTACATTGACCGTTGACCAATCCAAGCTCGAAAATGTCCCGGAGCAGACAGCAGAGGCTAACGACAGAGATTACCAGCGCGACTTAGAGACTCACTATGGTGTGGCTCCGGCATGGGAGAAGGAAGATCTAGGCGACACCACCCAGGGTCCGCAGATGCAAGAGTCTGGTGAACCGGCTCCCCAGACGAACATAGATTCTCAGGAGTTTACAGATCCACAGAAAATAGATACCCAGAACTAA